In Dromiciops gliroides isolate mDroGli1 chromosome 4, mDroGli1.pri, whole genome shotgun sequence, one DNA window encodes the following:
- the LOC122753466 gene encoding tubulin beta-2A chain-like produces MAFSHSVHQLVENTDETYSINNEALYDICFRTLKLTTPTYGDLNHLVSATMSGVTTCLRFSGQLNADLCKLAVNMVPFPCLYFFMPGFEPLTSHGSQKYHALTVPELTEQMFDSKNMMAACDPCHGLYLTVAAIFRGHMSMKEVDKQMLYVQNKNNSYFVEWITNNVKIAMCDIPPRGLKMFATFNGNNMAIQELFKCISEQFMAMFCHKAFLHSYTCEGMDEMAFTEAERNMNDLVSEYQQYQDATADEQGKFEEEEGEDEA; encoded by the coding sequence aTGGCATTTTCCCACTCTGTCCATCAGTTGGTAGAGAACACAGATGAGACCTATTCCATCAACAATGAAGCTCTCTATGACATTTGCTTTAGAACCCTGAAGCTGACCACACCCACTTATGGTGACCTGAACCACTTGGTGTCTGCCACCATGAGTGGAGTCACCACCTGTCTGAGGTTCTCAGGCCAGCTGAATGCTGATCTGTGCAAACTGGCAGTGAACATGGTGCCATTCCCCTGCCTGTACTTCTTCATGCCAGGGTTTGAACCTCTAACCAGCCATGGTAGCCAGAAGTACCATGCTCTGACGGTACCTGAACTCACTGAGCAGATGTTTGATTCTAAAAACATGATGGCTGCCTGTGACCCCTGCCATGGCCTCTACCTGACTGTGGCTGCCATCTTCAGGGGCCACATGTCTATGAAGGAGGTGGATAAGCAGATGCTCTATGTgcagaacaaaaacaacagctaCTTTGTGGAGTGGATCACCAACAATGTGAAGATAGCCATGTGTGACATTCCACCCCGTGGCCTCAAGATGTTTGCCACCTTCAATGGCAATAACATGGCTATTCAGGAGCTGTTCAAGTGTATTTCAGAGCAGTTCATGGCCATGTTCTGTCATAAGGCTTTCTTGCACTCGTACACATGTGAAGGCATGGATGAGATGGCGTtcactgaagcagagagaaacatGAATGACCTGGTGTCTGAGTATCAGCAGTACCAAGATGCCACTGCTGATGAACAagggaaatttgaggaggaagaaggggaggatgaGGCTTAG